GGCAGAAAGCAGACCGCTGCAAATGGACACCCTGAACCTACCTCTGGTGAAGATTCTGATGTTTTCTCTGATGCTGTTGCATCAGCTGCTGCCATGAAGGATGCCATGGATAGAGCAGAAGCGAAGTTTAGACATGCTAAggaaaggagagagaaagaaaatttgaaGGCAAGTAGAAGCAGAGAAGGAGATCACATGGAGAATCATGATTCTCGGGAAAGGGAACTTAGAGAAAAGCAAGTGAGATTGGAGCGTGAAAGGGCAGAGAGGGAGGCAGAGATGGAAAAAGCCcaggagaaggagagagaggatagagaaagagagcagaaaagaattgagagagaaagggaaagaCTATTGGCAAGGCAAGCCGTAGAGAGGGCTACAAGGGAAGCACGTGAAAGAGCAGCCGCTGAAGCTCATGCCAAAGTTCAGAGAGCTGCTGTTGGGAAGGCTTCGGATGCCCGAGAGCGTGCAGAAAGAGCAGCAGTTCAAAGAGCCCATGCTGAAGCACGTGAAAGGGCAGCTGTAGGGGCACGAGAAAAGGCTGAGAAAGCTGCAGCAGAAGCTAGAGAAAGGGCGAATGCTGAAGCGCGGGAGAAGGAAGCAAGGGTTAGGGCAGAACGAGCTGCTGTGGAAAGGGCAGCTGCTGAGGCACGTGGAAGGGCAGCTGCCCAAGCTAAAGCTAAGCAGCAGCAAGAAAATAACAGTGATCTTGACTCCTTCTTTAACTCGGTTTCTAGACCAAACAGTGCTCCACAACAGAGAACCAACCCTTTGGTGAGATGGGATTATCTACTTCTGTTCTGATTCAAGTCCTTTACAGCCTACTGGTGAGTTGACTCCTCCTATAACTCTTGTTGTGTTTCAGGATCCTTTCCAGGATTCATGGAACAAAGGAGGATCTTTCGAATCTAGCAGGCCATCTTCGCAAGTGTCTTCTAGAGCAACAGAGAACTTGAGAAAGACCTCTTCAACAACAAACATTGTTGATGATCTCAGTTCAATATTTGGAGGTACTGCAATCTCTGAGGTTTATCCATAATAATATGTTCATGTCTGTTAACTTGGTCACACTGAAACCCCCCTGTGTTGTATATAGCTCCAGCTTCCCAGTCTGGTGGTTTTCAAGATGTGGATGGAGAAACTGAAGAGAGACGACGTGCCAGGCTGGAACGCCACCAGAGGACACAGGAGCGGGCTGTATGTATCATTAGAGTTTTTCTTTGATGGGTTTTGTATCTGACAATGACACAAGATTCGCCAgcatattttataacatgaatCCTTTTCTCTATCAGGCGAAAGCACTTGCTGAAAAAAATGAACGTGATCTTCAAGTACAAAGAGAACAAGTTGAGAAAGATGTAAGTTTCCTTATCACGTGATTCAGATTGAAATATTACATGTGGTTTCTTCCTTTTCCCTCCTCTGTTGTGCACATCTCAGACCATGTTGCTTTGTTGAGAGAGTTAAGTCTGGGACCTCTTGCAGCCATTAGCATAAGAAATTGCGCCACCTTAGGGAACTGTCTCAACTATTATCACCCgtctcattgtttttttttatacaccGTACTTTATCCTGGATTGTAGAGGAtctgtaattttcttttgttcaatcATCATGCGTATCCTGGATTTCAGAGGATTGGGGTGACCCTGGATGTTGAGATAAAACGTTGGGGTGCGGGGAAGGAGGGAAACTTGCGTGCTTTGCTTTCGACATTACAATATGTAAGTTGTATTGTCcgttttctttattatttgcaCCTCTGGTGTTCATTTGTACCTCTGATGTTATGAGTTCACAATCTATTCTGATGTTGTTATGTAAATGAGCAGGTTCTTTGGCCAGAATGCGGATGGCAGCCTGTTTCATTGACCGATTTAATTACCGGTGCATCTGTCAAGAAAGTTTACAGGAAGGCCACTCTCTGTATACACCCTGACAAAGTTCAACAAAAAGGTGCCAATCTCCAGCAGAAATACATTGCCGAGAAAGTTTTTGACATGCTCAAGGTAAGTGAATTCACCATCTTTCTGGAACTAAATCCAATAATCCATCACTGCTACTTCAGATGCCACCAGCTACCACCAACAAAAGACCTTACGTTAACGAATTACCCAATTAGATTGCTTCTCATTGATAAGTATAAATCACAGATTTGTACAAATCTACATTTGCTAGCTTCATCTCTTTTGTTATGGCAATAAACAGGAAGCATGGAACAAGTTTAACTCAGAAGAACTCTTCTAAAAAAACATGGGGTTATGTTTTGAGAGTGTTGTCTATGTGTCGCCCATACAATGAAGCATGTGGCACTTGTTAAGTATCCAAAAATGGTGCCCAAGTTCGAGCCAGATAGTTGTCAATAGAGTATGTATCTCCAGGATTGATTACCCCATCACTGCATCATTATAGACATTGCAGCAATTGGGCATtcagtttttgttgttaatttttccTCGTCATTATCCTTCTTGTGTCCCGTCCTTTAAGAGTACGATGTCAAATGTATTGATGTTGATTATTGTATCAAAACACAATACTTGAGAGCTGTGTATTGTG
The sequence above is a segment of the Camelina sativa cultivar DH55 chromosome 10, Cs, whole genome shotgun sequence genome. Coding sequences within it:
- the LOC109124593 gene encoding auxilin-related protein 2-like isoform X1 encodes the protein MDDFTGLLARDFGLKPQGKSAPMAPQSNSSAADFNSFASSYSFANAAGKKSDPSPVFDDLGRDGDDLLFKDVFSGPTPKYGSSSGDSRSPSAPAFDYDAMFKEPKSKSASVPVYDKPVYDDEDVFESIPELQIPSTSSHSARFENVFSSISTSPAKHRKQNSSPFDDLMGTNLGKTETDSDRENKGSSVFDDLIPGFGRTSSPPPKRSTSDTSQPQQPAYQPSKTSSKLVEEDPFVVLEESASTPREPPMGGFTDPLEEIGKFNSSSSRKTDHAGVFVEVDPLDSLGKSGPDMNSRSQSHLKQPGNISGSQSPVESSRSYHSKKASFDDVLEPQNTSAPPPTSTEGSFESSDDVWLTVSEIPLFTEPTSAPPPARPPPPRPTRPVKKKVNEPSISSSTNHHSYVPSSARASVNSPTASQMDELDDFSMGRKQTAANGHPEPTSGEDSDVFSDAVASAAAMKDAMDRAEAKFRHAKERREKENLKASRSREGDHMENHDSRERELREKQVRLERERAEREAEMEKAQEKEREDREREQKRIERERERLLARQAVERATREARERAAAEAHAKVQRAAVGKASDARERAERAAVQRAHAEARERAAVGAREKAEKAAAEARERANAEAREKEARVRAERAAVERAAAEARGRAAAQAKAKQQQENNSDLDSFFNSVSRPNSAPQQRTNPLDPFQDSWNKGGSFESSRPSSQVSSRATENLRKTSSTTNIVDDLSSIFGAPASQSGGFQDVDGETEERRRARLERHQRTQERAAKALAEKNERDLQVQREQVEKDRIGVTLDVEIKRWGAGKEGNLRALLSTLQYVLWPECGWQPVSLTDLITGASVKKVYRKATLCIHPDKVQQKGANLQQKYIAEKVFDMLKEAWNKFNSEELF
- the LOC109124593 gene encoding auxilin-related protein 2-like isoform X2 — translated: MDDFTGLLARDFGLKPQGKSAPMAPQSNSSAADFNSFASSYSFANAAGKKSDPSPVFDDLGRDGDDLLFKDVFSGPTPKYGSSSGDSRSPSAPAFDYDAMFKEPKSKSASVPVYDKPVYDDEDVFESIPELQIPSTSSHSARFENVFSSISTSPAKHRKQNSSPFDDLMGTNLGKTETDSDRENKGSSVFDDLIPGFGRTSSPPPKRSTSDTSQPQQPAYQPSKTSSKLVEEDPFVVLEESASTPREPPMGGFTDPLEEIGKFNSSSSRKTDHAGVFVEVDPLDSLGKSGPDMNSRSQSHLKQPGNISGSQSPVESSRSYHSKKASFDDVLEPQNTSAPPPTSTEGSFESSDDVWLTVSEIPLFTEPTSAPPPARPPPPRPTRPVKKKVNEPSISSSTNHHSYVPSSARASVNSPTASQMDELDDFSMGRKQTAANGHPEPTSGEDSDVFSDAVASAAAMKDAMDRAEAKFRHAKERREKENLKASRSREGDHMENHDSRERELREKQVRLERERAEREAEMEKAQEKEREDREREQKRIERERERLLARQAVERATREARERAAAEAHAKVQRAAVGKASDARERAERAAVQRAHAEARERAAVGAREKAEKAAAEARERANAEAREKEARVRAERAAVERAAAEARGRAAAQAKAKQQQENNSDLDSFFNSVSRPNSAPQQRTNPLDPFQDSWNKGGSFESSRPSSQVSSRATENLRKTSSTTNIVDDLSSIFGASQSGGFQDVDGETEERRRARLERHQRTQERAAKALAEKNERDLQVQREQVEKDRIGVTLDVEIKRWGAGKEGNLRALLSTLQYVLWPECGWQPVSLTDLITGASVKKVYRKATLCIHPDKVQQKGANLQQKYIAEKVFDMLKEAWNKFNSEELF